The Comamonas endophytica sequence CGCCGCCAGCTCGGCCCCGCGCGCCAGCAGCGTGAAATTCTGCGCCACGGTCTTGCCGAAGCCCGTGCCCGCATCCAGCACGATGCGCTCGCGCGCCACGCCCAGCGCCTGCAGGCCCTCGGCGGCTGCCTGGAGGAACGCGCGCACCTGCGGCACGACGTCGCCCTGCATGTGCTCGCGGTGCATGCTTTGCGGCACGCTGTGCATGTGCATCAGGCAGACCCCGCATTGCGCATGGCTGGCCACCACCTGCGCGGCGCCCGGCTGGCGCAGCGCCCAGATGTCGTTGATGATGTCCGCGCCCAGCTCCAGCACCGCCTGCATGACCTCGGTCTTGTAGGTGTCGACCGAAACCGGCACGCCCAGCTTCACCGCTTCGCGCACCAGCGGCAGCACGCGCGCCAGTTCCTCCTCGAGGCCCACGGCCGGACTGCCAGGGCGTGTCGATTCTCCGCCGATGTCGAGGATATGCGCCCCCTCCCGGATCAGCCGCTCGCAGTGCGCCAGCGCCCCGGACACGCCGCCATGCCGGCCGCCATCGGAAAAGGAATCCGGCGTGATGTTGACGATGCCCATCACCAGCGGACGCTCCAGGTCCAGCAGGAAGCGGCTGGTCTGCCATTGCTGCATGTTCATGCCTCTCGAATCAAAGGAACCATAGAAAACGGGGCCCGCAGGCCCCGCTGTCAGTTTGCCCGTACGCCGGTCAGGCGGCG is a genomic window containing:
- the folP gene encoding dihydropteroate synthase; its protein translation is MNMQQWQTSRFLLDLERPLVMGIVNITPDSFSDGGRHGGVSGALAHCERLIREGAHILDIGGESTRPGSPAVGLEEELARVLPLVREAVKLGVPVSVDTYKTEVMQAVLELGADIINDIWALRQPGAAQVVASHAQCGVCLMHMHSVPQSMHREHMQGDVVPQVRAFLQAAAEGLQALGVARERIVLDAGTGFGKTVAQNFTLLARGAELAALGYPLLAGWSRKGSLGEVTGLPVDQRLVPSVAAALLSVEHGARIVRVHDVRETVAALQVWQAMRDNGALAG